A window from Kovacikia minuta CCNUW1 encodes these proteins:
- the grxC gene encoding glutaredoxin 3, with amino-acid sequence MAPKVEIYTWSSCPFCVRAKALLDKKGVDYTEYCLDGDEPGRAKMAQRAKGRRSVPQIFINDQHIGGCDDIYALNSQGKLDSLLKAS; translated from the coding sequence ATGGCTCCTAAAGTAGAAATCTATACCTGGAGTTCCTGCCCATTTTGTGTTCGGGCAAAAGCTTTGTTAGACAAAAAAGGGGTCGATTACACCGAGTACTGTCTGGATGGCGATGAACCGGGACGGGCGAAGATGGCTCAACGAGCAAAAGGACGCCGCTCTGTGCCACAAATTTTTATTAACGATCAGCACATTGGGGGCTGCGATGACATCTATGCCCTTAATTCTCAGGGGAAATTGGATAGCTTGCTGAAAGCCAGTTAG
- the cutA gene encoding divalent-cation tolerance protein CutA — protein sequence MEDRWLVVSDRNLALITAMEARRYGVVMVTAVSRQEAETIARTLVQAHLAACVSLLPIHSIYTWQGEVHQEDEWQLLIKCDLTKFEAIEAKVRQVHSYEVPEIIALPILAGSKPYLDWISEQVQGNF from the coding sequence ATGGAAGACAGGTGGCTGGTAGTCAGCGATCGAAATTTAGCGCTCATTACAGCAATGGAAGCAAGGCGTTATGGAGTGGTGATGGTTACGGCGGTCTCGCGGCAGGAGGCGGAGACGATCGCCCGAACCCTCGTTCAAGCCCATCTAGCTGCCTGCGTCAGTTTGTTGCCGATTCACTCAATCTATACCTGGCAGGGAGAGGTTCACCAGGAGGATGAATGGCAGTTATTAATCAAATGCGACCTGACAAAATTTGAGGCGATCGAAGCAAAAGTACGGCAAGTTCACTCCTACGAAGTACCGGAGATTATTGCTCTGCCAATTCTTGCTGGCTCAAAACCCTATTTGGATTGGATTTCTGAGCAGGTGCAGGGAAATTTCTAG
- the gshB gene encoding glutathione synthase, whose product MKFAFIIDPIQKLDPGHDTSVALMEAAQELGHEIWITQTSQLGVANGKAFALLQQVQLIPVQLMEGRWVAASPWFMLGDSRRLLLEEMDAVFMRTDPPVTVPYLYATYILDYINPAKTLVLNSPQGIRAANEKMYALQFVDAIPDTIVSQNKPVIQEFLEEKGTAVLKPLGGKAGEGILFLQKGDRNINSLIEISTQQGQVPVMVQTYLPAAKEGDKRIILLNGEPIGALNRIPTGTDFRGNMAVGGRVAQTEITHREREICLQLAPTLQRDGLVFVGIDVIGGFLTEVNVTSPTGVREIDRLEGTRLGHQVIEWIVHSRDHLVEVAKQH is encoded by the coding sequence GTGAAATTTGCATTTATCATTGACCCGATTCAAAAGCTAGATCCTGGTCACGATACCAGCGTGGCGTTAATGGAAGCGGCTCAAGAACTGGGCCACGAAATCTGGATCACTCAGACAAGCCAATTGGGAGTCGCCAATGGCAAAGCATTTGCCCTACTGCAACAGGTTCAGTTAATTCCAGTTCAACTAATGGAGGGGCGCTGGGTGGCAGCAAGTCCCTGGTTCATGCTAGGGGATAGCAGGCGACTCCTTCTGGAAGAGATGGATGCGGTTTTTATGCGAACAGACCCACCGGTCACAGTTCCCTACCTATACGCAACCTACATTCTGGACTACATTAACCCGGCAAAAACCCTGGTACTTAACTCTCCCCAGGGAATCCGAGCAGCGAATGAAAAGATGTATGCTCTCCAGTTTGTAGATGCCATCCCAGATACCATCGTGAGCCAAAACAAGCCGGTCATTCAGGAGTTTCTAGAGGAGAAGGGAACAGCCGTTCTGAAACCGCTAGGAGGTAAGGCGGGAGAAGGAATTTTGTTTTTACAAAAGGGCGATCGCAACATCAACTCCCTGATTGAAATTAGCACCCAGCAGGGGCAGGTACCCGTAATGGTACAAACCTATTTGCCTGCGGCGAAAGAGGGAGACAAACGCATCATTCTGCTCAACGGTGAGCCGATCGGAGCCTTAAATCGGATTCCAACGGGAACTGATTTTCGAGGCAACATGGCTGTTGGGGGTCGGGTCGCCCAAACTGAAATTACACATCGAGAGCGCGAAATCTGTCTCCAACTTGCTCCTACCTTACAACGGGATGGTTTGGTCTTCGTTGGAATTGATGTAATTGGCGGTTTCTTAACTGAGGTGAATGTTACCAGCCCAACTGGAGTGCGCGAAATCGATCGCCTGGAGGGCACTCGCCTCGGACACCAGGTTATTGAGTGGATTGTCCATAGTCGAGATCATCTGGTTGAAGTTGCCAAACAGCACTAA
- the rpsU gene encoding 30S ribosomal protein S21, translated as MTQVILGENEGIDSALRRFKRQVSRAEIFADMKKKRHFETPLEKERRKAVARRKKRFRSRG; from the coding sequence ATGACTCAAGTCATCTTGGGTGAGAACGAAGGAATCGATTCTGCACTTCGTCGTTTTAAGCGCCAAGTTTCCAGGGCGGAAATTTTTGCTGACATGAAGAAAAAACGCCACTTTGAAACACCTCTGGAAAAGGAAAGACGGAAAGCAGTTGCCAGACGGAAAAAGCGTTTTCGCTCCAGAGGGTAA
- a CDS encoding RNA recognition motif domain-containing protein has protein sequence MSIYVGNLSYEVTQEDITSVFSEYGTVKRVQLPTDRETGRPRGFGFVEMSSDAEETAAIDALDGAEWMGRDLKVNKAKPREERPSGNFRRERRY, from the coding sequence ATGTCGATCTATGTTGGTAACCTGTCCTACGAGGTTACGCAAGAAGATATTACCAGCGTCTTCTCTGAATATGGCACGGTGAAGCGAGTTCAGCTTCCGACTGATCGTGAAACAGGAAGACCAAGAGGGTTTGGGTTCGTGGAAATGTCCTCCGATGCAGAGGAAACCGCTGCCATTGATGCGCTCGATGGTGCTGAGTGGATGGGGCGGGATTTGAAGGTAAACAAGGCAAAGCCTCGTGAAGAAAGACCTTCAGGTAATTTCCGGCGTGAACGGCGCTACTAA
- the galE gene encoding UDP-glucose 4-epimerase GalE — protein MAQTKSTILVTGGAGYIGSHAVLALQQAGYEVIVLDNLVYGHREIAEEVLKVELIVGDTTDRSLLDSLFASRNITAVMHFAAYAYVGESVTDPAKYYHNNFVGTLTLLEAMLAASIKTFVFSSTCATYGVPTTVPIPEDHPQNPINPYGASKLMIERVLQDFSTAYDFKSVCFRYFNAAGADPEGRLGEDHNPETHILPLVLLTALGKRESVSIFGTDYPTPDGTCVRDYIHVADLAQAHVLGLEYLLKGGESTVFNLGNGNGFSVQQVIDTARQLTGREIKAIECDRRAGDPPALVGGSDRAKNVLGWNPQYADLSTIIAHAWSWHQKRHR, from the coding sequence GTGGCGCAAACCAAATCGACGATTCTAGTAACCGGAGGTGCAGGCTATATTGGCTCTCATGCCGTGCTGGCGTTGCAGCAGGCAGGGTATGAAGTAATCGTGCTGGATAACCTGGTTTATGGGCACCGGGAAATAGCAGAAGAAGTACTAAAAGTGGAGTTAATTGTTGGAGATACCACCGATCGCTCCTTGCTAGACAGTTTGTTTGCCAGTCGAAACATTACCGCTGTTATGCACTTTGCGGCCTATGCCTACGTTGGTGAATCGGTAACCGACCCAGCCAAGTACTACCACAACAATTTTGTGGGCACCTTGACCTTATTGGAAGCAATGCTGGCAGCATCCATTAAGACATTTGTCTTTTCCTCAACCTGTGCCACCTATGGAGTTCCTACAACAGTCCCAATTCCTGAGGATCACCCCCAAAACCCGATTAATCCCTATGGTGCCAGCAAACTCATGATCGAGCGGGTGCTGCAAGACTTCAGTACTGCCTATGACTTCAAGTCCGTCTGTTTTCGCTACTTCAACGCAGCAGGTGCTGACCCAGAAGGGCGTTTGGGAGAAGACCACAACCCCGAAACCCATATTCTTCCTTTAGTTCTGCTGACTGCCCTGGGTAAGCGAGAATCAGTCTCTATTTTTGGAACCGATTATCCTACTCCCGATGGTACCTGTGTCCGAGATTACATTCATGTTGCTGATCTGGCGCAGGCTCATGTTTTAGGTCTGGAATACTTGCTGAAGGGGGGAGAATCGACCGTCTTTAATCTGGGAAATGGCAATGGTTTTTCGGTTCAACAGGTGATTGACACTGCCCGTCAGTTAACCGGACGGGAGATCAAAGCGATCGAGTGCGATCGGCGTGCCGGTGACCCACCTGCGCTAGTGGGTGGTAGCGATCGGGCAAAAAACGTTCTGGGTTGGAATCCTCAATATGCTGATCTGAGTACCATCATTGCCCACGCCTGGAGTTGGCATCAGAAACGGCATCGGTAG
- a CDS encoding DUF2834 domain-containing protein — MGRKVSFGLLWLGFVTYAFFLAPPTQPDTFDLIKNLSTGQIAGINPLIVALFNIMGILPLIYSAVLFMDGRGQKIRAWIFATASFAVGAFALLPYLALREPNPSFSGRKNWFIKLLDSRWFGIALAFGAIGLVVYGFSQGNWADFVQQWRTSRFIHVMSLDFCLLCLLFPSLLGDDMARRGLKDDRIFWAVSLVPLLGAVTYLSLRPPLPEDIENVHKASGQGSAEKASVSGV; from the coding sequence ATGGGTAGAAAAGTTTCATTTGGGTTGCTCTGGCTTGGGTTTGTGACCTATGCCTTCTTCCTTGCTCCACCCACCCAGCCAGATACCTTTGATTTGATCAAAAACCTCTCAACCGGTCAAATTGCAGGCATCAATCCCCTGATTGTTGCCCTGTTTAACATCATGGGAATTTTACCGTTGATTTACAGCGCTGTGCTGTTTATGGATGGTAGAGGGCAAAAAATCCGGGCATGGATCTTTGCCACCGCATCTTTTGCCGTTGGTGCGTTTGCCTTACTCCCCTACCTGGCTTTACGAGAACCCAATCCTTCCTTCTCCGGGCGAAAAAATTGGTTTATCAAGTTACTCGATTCGCGTTGGTTTGGGATTGCTTTGGCATTTGGGGCGATCGGCTTAGTTGTTTACGGCTTTAGCCAGGGAAATTGGGCAGATTTCGTACAACAGTGGCGCACCAGTCGTTTTATCCATGTCATGAGTCTCGATTTTTGCCTGCTTTGCCTGCTCTTTCCTTCCCTCTTAGGCGACGATATGGCGCGACGAGGGCTGAAAGATGACAGGATCTTTTGGGCAGTTTCGCTGGTTCCCTTGCTGGGCGCTGTCACCTATCTGTCTTTACGTCCACCCCTACCGGAAGATATTGAAAATGTTCATAAAGCCTCTGGGCAGGGAAGTGCCGAAAAAGCTAGTGTGAGTGGTGTTTAG
- a CDS encoding IS110 family RNA-guided transposase, protein MTPEKIWVGIDVSKETLDVYILPQGLSLQLPNSEAGVQSLIEQLQEMSVHLVVLESTGGLERTVVVGLHNATIAVAVVNPRKVKGFAIALGKAKTDRIDAEVIARFAQSVNLQPQAVVAPIAQQLSDLMHRRQQLVEIQVAEKNRLARASQTVQPDIEEHLKHLAQRLDALNEQIQTLGQQQADWQRKDQILQSVKGIGPLTAALCLVELPELGKLNEKQIARLVGVAPLNQDSGKHKGKRRISGGRTRVRCGLYMAVLVATRHNPVIRDFYQRLLSKGKPKPVALVACIRKLLVILNAMIRDNTLWQTPA, encoded by the coding sequence ATGACACCTGAAAAGATATGGGTTGGGATTGATGTCAGTAAAGAGACACTGGATGTGTACATCCTGCCGCAGGGGTTGAGCTTACAGTTGCCCAACAGCGAGGCAGGAGTGCAAAGCCTGATTGAACAACTTCAAGAAATGTCAGTGCACTTAGTGGTGCTCGAATCGACGGGTGGATTGGAACGAACCGTTGTTGTGGGATTGCACAACGCTACGATTGCTGTTGCCGTCGTCAACCCTCGAAAAGTCAAGGGATTCGCCATTGCTTTAGGCAAAGCGAAGACCGACAGAATTGATGCCGAAGTCATTGCTCGCTTTGCTCAAAGTGTGAACCTGCAACCGCAAGCCGTCGTTGCCCCAATCGCACAACAACTCAGTGACCTGATGCACCGCCGTCAGCAATTGGTCGAAATCCAAGTGGCAGAGAAGAATCGCTTAGCGCGTGCCTCACAAACCGTGCAACCCGACATCGAAGAGCATCTCAAACACTTAGCGCAACGCCTCGATGCCTTGAATGAGCAGATTCAAACTCTCGGTCAACAGCAAGCCGATTGGCAACGCAAAGACCAGATTTTGCAATCGGTGAAGGGCATTGGTCCCCTCACTGCCGCTCTGTGTTTGGTGGAACTTCCCGAACTCGGCAAGCTCAACGAAAAACAGATTGCTCGTTTGGTCGGCGTCGCGCCCCTCAACCAGGACAGTGGCAAACACAAAGGCAAACGCAGGATTTCTGGAGGACGCACTCGCGTTCGTTGTGGGTTGTATATGGCAGTTCTGGTTGCCACTCGTCACAACCCTGTCATTCGAGACTTCTATCAACGCTTGCTCTCAAAAGGCAAACCTAAACCTGTTGCCCTCGTTGCCTGTATCCGCAAGCTTCTGGTCATTCTCAATGCCATGATTCGCGACAACACGCTCTGGCAAACTCCTGCTTAG
- a CDS encoding tetratricopeptide repeat-containing S1 family peptidase, which yields MLETLGLNQFPVVVVGAVAMALMQPQVAGALTAYQVSQIARDTTVLIDGLNPGSGFILSRTGNTYTVLTARHVVATEDEYTIVTPDGANYPVDYRTVRKLPGVDLALVSFTSDRSYAIASLADYEYDARFRNVFTSGWLKDRQTGARTHRFTAGILANQDFEIPLTQEVSRDGYTLFYSNITGVGMSGGPVLDTDGRVIGVHGRSKAEEVPDDRRGGVSRVNRGFSSGIPIATFLKLVPQTGLNLALAVQNTPPTRTTPQQVESIRPFLDPTPLPANANAIDWTNQGNQLYRVGRLQDALLALNQAVQLKPDFYPAWYERGNVLFAMKQPYEALASYDRVVQLKPDFYDVWRDRGVLLVTLNDYMAALWSFDRATQIKPDDYVLWYMRGNLLNRNLQNYSEAIASYNRSLRINPNFADALTGRGKALYEQRRYGEALTDLNRALQIAPNLTVAWILKARTLNTMQRYPEAIATVQQALKLQPNNPELRRMLTGMQQQGDGW from the coding sequence ATGCTAGAAACTTTGGGCTTGAATCAATTTCCGGTAGTGGTGGTGGGAGCGGTGGCGATGGCGCTGATGCAGCCGCAGGTTGCCGGTGCGCTGACTGCTTACCAGGTGAGTCAGATCGCTAGGGATACAACCGTTTTAATTGATGGGTTGAATCCAGGGTCGGGGTTCATCCTTTCTCGAACTGGAAATACTTATACCGTTTTAACGGCACGGCATGTGGTTGCAACAGAGGATGAGTACACCATCGTTACACCTGATGGTGCTAATTACCCTGTAGACTATCGCACGGTCAGAAAGCTACCCGGTGTGGATCTGGCGCTCGTGTCATTTACGAGTGACCGCAGCTATGCGATCGCATCCCTGGCAGACTACGAGTATGATGCCAGGTTCCGCAATGTGTTCACCTCTGGTTGGCTTAAAGATCGGCAAACAGGAGCACGCACCCATCGCTTTACGGCTGGAATCCTGGCAAATCAAGATTTTGAGATTCCCCTCACCCAGGAAGTGAGCCGCGATGGATATACCCTCTTTTACAGCAATATTACGGGCGTCGGCATGAGTGGTGGACCTGTCCTGGATACCGATGGGCGGGTGATTGGCGTTCATGGTCGATCTAAGGCGGAAGAAGTTCCAGATGACAGACGGGGTGGTGTTTCCAGGGTCAACCGAGGGTTTAGTTCGGGGATTCCGATCGCTACTTTTCTCAAGTTAGTGCCCCAAACCGGATTGAATTTGGCGTTGGCAGTTCAAAATACGCCACCCACCAGAACTACCCCCCAACAGGTCGAGTCGATTCGCCCGTTTCTCGATCCCACACCGTTACCCGCCAATGCGAATGCGATCGACTGGACGAACCAGGGTAACCAACTCTATCGAGTCGGGCGCTTACAGGACGCATTGTTAGCTCTTAACCAGGCAGTGCAGCTCAAGCCAGATTTTTACCCTGCCTGGTATGAGCGGGGGAACGTGCTGTTTGCCATGAAACAACCCTATGAAGCACTCGCCTCCTACGATCGAGTGGTTCAGTTGAAACCAGACTTTTATGATGTCTGGCGCGATCGGGGTGTACTGCTGGTGACCCTAAACGACTATATGGCAGCCCTGTGGTCCTTTGACCGAGCAACGCAGATCAAGCCAGATGATTACGTGTTGTGGTACATGCGGGGGAATCTGCTGAATCGCAATTTGCAGAATTATTCAGAAGCGATCGCCTCCTATAACCGTTCACTGCGAATTAATCCCAACTTCGCTGATGCCCTGACTGGACGTGGCAAAGCTCTCTACGAACAACGACGCTACGGGGAAGCGCTGACAGACTTAAATCGCGCCCTTCAAATTGCTCCAAATCTCACCGTCGCCTGGATTCTTAAAGCCAGAACCCTGAATACAATGCAACGCTATCCAGAGGCGATCGCTACGGTTCAGCAAGCCCTCAAACTCCAGCCCAACAATCCAGAACTGCGGCGAATGTTAACCGGGATGCAGCAGCAAGGTGATGGTTGGTAG
- a CDS encoding S1 family peptidase produces MDWFALALIALSGKQFTGLFVQPLSVGGMVRAIGGDRPTAVTASEPLSAPPKMTHRQLYERSRLITVKVMAGNSWGSGILVQQQGQHYSVLTNHHVLNPGQPYFVQTPDHRIYSAELLQGSKFQHRDHFLGNDLEILQFSTSAHYEVALLNPTENLTVGEEVFAAGFPTEIAAPSAKGFAFTTGRISLLQAQAFVGGYRIGSTDLIHKGMSGGPLLNRRGEVVGINGLHAYPIWGNPYVFPDGSLLPPQTQAEVARSSWAIPIATFICLAPLTGMSLSVPIQRQEVCSEQ; encoded by the coding sequence ATGGATTGGTTTGCCCTTGCGTTAATTGCTTTGAGCGGGAAGCAATTCACTGGTCTGTTTGTGCAACCACTCTCGGTCGGGGGAATGGTACGAGCCATTGGGGGCGATCGCCCAACGGCTGTGACAGCTTCCGAACCGCTGTCGGCTCCCCCAAAAATGACCCATCGCCAACTTTATGAACGATCGCGGTTAATTACCGTTAAGGTGATGGCGGGAAATAGTTGGGGATCGGGAATTCTGGTTCAACAACAGGGACAACACTACAGCGTCTTGACCAACCACCATGTTTTGAATCCCGGACAACCCTATTTCGTTCAAACACCCGATCATCGCATTTACTCTGCTGAACTATTGCAGGGATCTAAATTTCAGCATCGAGATCATTTTTTGGGCAATGATTTGGAGATCCTTCAATTTTCCACTTCTGCCCACTATGAAGTTGCTTTACTGAATCCCACGGAGAACCTGACCGTTGGAGAAGAGGTCTTTGCAGCAGGCTTTCCAACTGAGATTGCCGCACCGTCAGCCAAAGGATTTGCGTTTACAACTGGAAGGATTTCTCTTTTGCAAGCCCAGGCATTTGTAGGGGGGTATCGCATTGGCTCCACCGATCTAATTCATAAGGGCATGAGTGGTGGTCCTTTACTGAATCGTCGGGGTGAAGTCGTAGGCATTAATGGTCTCCATGCCTACCCAATTTGGGGCAATCCTTATGTGTTTCCCGATGGTTCCCTACTGCCTCCCCAGACGCAGGCGGAGGTCGCTCGTTCTAGCTGGGCAATTCCGATCGCGACCTTTATTTGTCTTGCTCCACTCACAGGAATGTCCCTATCAGTCCCGATTCAACGCCAGGAAGTGTGTAGTGAGCAGTAG
- a CDS encoding peptidase domain-containing ABC transporter, with product MKYAVFLQQNEEDCGAACLGAIAKHYGLNLSLTRLREAVGTGQQGTTLLGLKRGAETLGFNARSVRASAQILDRLSEAPLPAVIHWMGYHWVVLYGQQKQKYVIADPGVGLRYLTKEELVEGWTDWVMLLVEPDPARFYAQEGDPVRGIGSFFRRIWAYRALLTQVLLINLILGLLAISTPFLIQVLTDDVLVRGDLRLLNGLAIAVIILNLFSSGLGLVQSNLIAYFAQRLELGFVMEFGRAILRLPLTYYETHRSGEVVSRLRDIQEINQLVAQVVVSLPSQLFIALVSFAFMLFFSWKLTALAIVLGILMTISTLAFLPTLQQKTRSLLILETENQGVLVETFKGALTLKTTTATGQFWEEFQSRFGRLANLSYRTTQIGIINNVFSSLVSGIGAIVLLWFGSSLVISRELTIGQLLAFASLNGNVAGLISTVVKFVEEFTRAQTATQRLSEVINHTSETQGDSAKPFVRIPDNADIQCHQLTFHYPGRVDLLDNFSLTLPGGKVIALIGKSGCGKSTLAKLIAGLYTLQSGNIRIGAFNLPDLAIDGLRRQVVLVPQEPHFWSRSIIENFRLGTPDISFEQIVQVCQITGADEFISRLPEKYQTVLGEFGADLSGGQRQRLAIARALINDPPILILDESTAGLDPVSESQVLDELLSYREGKTTILISHRPRVISRADWIVLLDQGKLITHGPISDLRSKVGEHLEFLTP from the coding sequence ATGAAATATGCCGTATTCCTTCAGCAGAATGAAGAGGATTGTGGAGCTGCCTGTTTAGGTGCGATCGCCAAACACTATGGGCTAAACCTCAGCCTGACGCGACTGCGTGAAGCCGTTGGAACTGGACAACAAGGTACCACGCTTTTGGGATTAAAGCGAGGTGCAGAAACATTGGGGTTCAATGCCCGTTCGGTAAGGGCTTCTGCCCAAATTCTCGATCGCCTCAGCGAAGCTCCTTTACCTGCGGTCATTCACTGGATGGGATACCACTGGGTGGTGCTCTATGGGCAACAAAAGCAAAAGTATGTGATTGCCGATCCAGGGGTAGGGTTACGTTATCTGACCAAAGAAGAATTAGTCGAGGGCTGGACGGATTGGGTCATGCTGCTGGTAGAACCAGACCCAGCCCGCTTCTACGCTCAAGAAGGCGACCCCGTGCGGGGAATTGGCAGTTTCTTCCGGCGGATCTGGGCATACCGTGCATTGCTGACACAGGTATTGCTGATCAACCTGATCCTGGGTCTGCTGGCGATCTCCACTCCTTTTCTGATTCAGGTTCTCACCGATGACGTGCTGGTGCGGGGGGATTTGAGGTTGTTAAATGGGTTGGCGATCGCGGTGATTATCCTCAACCTGTTTAGCAGCGGTTTGGGGCTGGTGCAATCGAATTTGATTGCCTACTTTGCCCAGCGGTTAGAGCTAGGCTTTGTGATGGAATTTGGGCGAGCCATTTTGCGACTGCCCCTGACCTACTACGAAACCCACCGCAGCGGTGAAGTGGTCAGCCGTTTGCGTGATATTCAAGAAATCAATCAGTTGGTTGCCCAGGTCGTTGTCAGCCTGCCCAGCCAGCTTTTTATTGCGCTGGTTTCCTTCGCTTTCATGCTGTTTTTTAGCTGGAAGTTAACCGCGTTGGCGATCGTCCTTGGCATCTTGATGACCATTTCGACGCTGGCGTTTCTACCTACCTTGCAGCAAAAAACACGCAGTTTGCTGATTCTTGAAACCGAAAATCAGGGGGTTTTAGTCGAAACCTTCAAGGGTGCCCTTACCCTCAAGACCACAACTGCTACAGGTCAGTTTTGGGAAGAATTCCAGAGCCGTTTTGGGCGGTTGGCGAACCTGAGCTACCGCACCACCCAGATTGGCATTATCAACAACGTCTTCTCCAGCCTGGTGTCAGGGATTGGGGCAATTGTTCTGCTCTGGTTTGGCAGTTCGCTGGTGATCAGCCGCGAGTTAACGATTGGGCAACTGTTAGCCTTTGCCAGCCTGAATGGCAACGTTGCTGGATTAATCAGTACCGTGGTGAAATTTGTGGAAGAATTTACCCGTGCTCAAACGGCTACCCAGCGGCTCTCAGAAGTGATCAACCACACATCCGAAACCCAGGGAGATTCGGCCAAACCTTTCGTCAGAATCCCGGACAACGCCGACATTCAGTGTCATCAGTTGACCTTCCACTACCCAGGCCGGGTCGATTTGCTGGATAATTTCTCGCTAACTCTACCAGGAGGCAAAGTAATTGCGCTAATCGGGAAGTCAGGTTGTGGCAAAAGTACACTGGCAAAGCTGATTGCGGGACTTTATACCTTACAGTCGGGCAACATTCGGATTGGTGCCTTCAATTTGCCAGATCTGGCGATCGACGGTTTACGCCGTCAGGTTGTACTGGTGCCTCAAGAACCCCATTTCTGGAGCCGCTCAATCATTGAAAATTTCCGCTTAGGCACACCGGACATCAGTTTTGAACAGATCGTTCAGGTTTGTCAGATTACGGGAGCTGATGAGTTCATCAGTCGCCTACCGGAAAAGTACCAGACTGTATTGGGAGAATTTGGTGCAGATCTATCAGGGGGACAACGACAACGGCTTGCGATCGCCCGTGCCCTGATCAACGATCCGCCCATTCTGATCTTGGATGAATCCACCGCTGGACTTGATCCGGTCAGCGAGTCACAAGTCCTAGACGAACTGCTGTCCTACCGTGAAGGCAAAACCACCATTTTGATCAGCCATCGTCCCAGAGTAATTAGTCGTGCCGACTGGATCGTACTTCTGGATCAGGGCAAACTGATCACCCACGGTCCTATCTCGGATCTGCGCTCTAAGGTGGGGGAACACCTGGAGTTTTTGACTCCCTAA